A stretch of DNA from bacterium:
AAACCTCAAATAATATTTTATGATGAGCCCACTACAGGCCTTGACCCAATAACAAGTGAAAATCTTACTGAATTGATAAGAAAAATACATCAAAATTTTAATACAACAGATATAACTGTAACACATGATGTTAAACTTGCAGGAAAAATAGGTAAAAGATTGATTTTGATTGATGAAGGTAAAATAATAGAAAGTGGTACATACGAAGAATTGAGGGAAAAAAGTAAGCATCCGATAATAAGAAGTTATATTGAAACGGGAGGATAAAATGGAAAAGAAAATAACAGATGAACTGAAGGTTGGGATATTTATTTTTGCTGCAATTATCGGAATTATTGTTTTTATCTTTACTCAGACAAGATTGGGAAAATGGACTGGTTATGAAATAGGAGTTTTATTTGATTATGTTGGTGGGCTTGAAACAGGAAGTCCAGTGAGGGTTAGTGGAGTAAGGGTTGGTGAGGTTAAAAAAATTGAAATTATATATGAGGAAACACCAAAAGTTTTTGTAAAATTGAAAATTAATCCAAATGTAAAAATCGGGAAACACAGTAGATTTACAATTAAAACACTTGGAATTATTGGGGAAAAATATGTTGAGATAAACCCGTCAAATGAAAAAGAGTTTATTAAAAAGGGAGAAATAGTTGAGGGAGAAAATCCTTTATCTGTGGATAAAATTGCAAATATGGGAGAAGAAATTGCAAAAAATTTAAATAAAATACTTTCAGATATCAGCCAAATTACAGGTGATAA
This window harbors:
- a CDS encoding ABC transporter ATP-binding protein gives rise to the protein KPQIIFYDEPTTGLDPITSENLTELIRKIHQNFNTTDITVTHDVKLAGKIGKRLILIDEGKIIESGTYEELREKSKHPIIRSYIETGG